One stretch of Lagenorhynchus albirostris chromosome 13, mLagAlb1.1, whole genome shotgun sequence DNA includes these proteins:
- the LOC132531551 gene encoding zinc finger protein OZF, with product MSHLSQQRICSGENPFACKVCGKVFSHKSTLTEHEHFHNREKPFECNECGKAFSQKQYVIKHQNTHTGEKLFECNECGKSFSQKENLLTHQKIHTGEKPFECKDCGKAFIQKSNLIRHQRTHTGEKPFVCKECGKTFSGKSNLTEHEKIHIGEKPFKCSECGTAFGQKKYLIKHQNIHTGEKPYECNECGKAFSQRTSLIVHVRIHSGDKPYECNVCGKAFSQSSSLTVHVRSHTGEKPYGCNECGKAFSQFSTLALHLRIHTGKKPYQCSECGKAFSQKSHHIRHQKIHTH from the coding sequence ATGTCACACCTCAGTCAGCAGAGAATTTGTAGTGGGGAAAACCCCTTTGCCTGTAAGGTATGTGGGAAAGTCTTCAGCCACAAATCAACTCTCACTGAGCATGAGCATTTTCATAATAGAGAGAAACCTtttgaatgtaatgaatgtggaaaagcaTTCAGCCAAAAGCAGTATGTTATTAAACATCAAAATACCCATACTGGAGAGAAGCTTtttgaatgtaatgaatgtggaaaatCCTTCAGCCAGAAGGAAAACCTTCTTACCCATCAGAaaattcacactggagagaaaccttttgAGTGTAAGGATTGTGGGAAAGCTTTCATTCAGAAGTCGAACCTCATCAGACACCAGAgaactcacacaggagagaagcccTTTGTATGTAAGGAGTGTGGGAAAACTTTCAGTGGCAAATCAAACCTTACTGAGCATGAGAAAATTCATATTGGAGAGAAACCCTTTAAGTGTAGTGAATGTGGAACAGCTTTTGGTCAGAAGAAGTACCTcataaaacatcaaaatattcacactggagagaaaccctatgaatgtaatgaatgtggaaaagccttctcTCAGCGAACGTCACTTATTGTACATGTGAGAATTCATTCAGGTGATAAGCCTTATGAATGCAATGTATGTGGAAAAGCCTTCTCTCAAAGTTCATCTCTTACGGTGCATGTGAGAAGCCATACAGGTGAGAAACCCTATGGTTGTAATGAGTGTGGGAAAGCTTTCTCTCAATTCTCAACCCTTGCTCTACATTTGAGAATACACACAGGTAAGAAGCCTTATCAAtgtagtgaatgtgggaaagctttcagcCAGAAATCACACCATATTAGACACCAGAAAATTCATACTCATTAA